A DNA window from Salarias fasciatus chromosome 23 unlocalized genomic scaffold, fSalaFa1.1 super_scaffold_20, whole genome shotgun sequence contains the following coding sequences:
- the LOC115383638 gene encoding rho GTPase-activating protein 20-like: MSPQQQQQQQLQDSLRGSGAQQDSKRRLKSQSYRRQSAPSLVISKALTRSKTLSRDSFLVPMCPETCPLVQSFLSVSHRSFLLHAHAQLKTGMQTQDRHLFLFSDLLVLAKAKSANHFKQKAQASVCEMWTAGCMDEVCEGSTSPDRSFVVGWPTCNCVATFSCVEQKEKWLSLLRSRIREEKEKEEPKTIPLRVYGKGINTFAVTKTLPVSNCDSTNEVIRLALQQFGIIGSIKDYQLWVFSKRDNTPYPLIGHEFPFSIQMSHVRQSRPHEGGGGGGGGGGGGQDAADRQVEHMQVYKHCQFILKPRPTGPPLHGVPSDFTQKTLKRRRSLIAWAFWRGSASHLNELSLASAARGSLFGHPLNSVCSEDALPKPIMDMLAFLYHEGSWTRGIFRRPAGARAVRELRDSLDAGDTRLPLTRDHVFIIAGVFKEFLRSIPGSLLCCELHEEWMDVPEEDEEEEEQVQDVQRMICRLPRQNALLLRYLLAVLHAIQANAHENQMTSFNLSVCIAPSMLWPPGAPCSPEVEGQGTKKVCELVKFMIQHCQQILGEDPCSLFGGPPQRLDSEEMETEPWAYPLTDSSYDSLENELDNSSGGSPSFCGGRRLRTKPLQGSLDSILTFSDDQDADAGRAQARGQRGVGLRPLQRHERARSPVADTSATLDSLSLEGRCTQRRRSEPAIAYTPKFQAYASSSTDGLAGDDEDETKPGSHPGPRAPARRIRGKILALEASSSSLSSTPASPACTRSSVDSLDSLEQTWTAKRSPHPAKSRPPSSEHQDRLPKDSTARESIGWGPLRGCRGLHPNSWLKKDRRLSLTQQDHLEKEDDGGGGGGAAGSPAVALGKLAAEKGATKQNSRSKAKPSCRGSKEGGGRASCGRGRPGQEQQDSPTPPSHHGSAGSLLFHKSSEGPGPAAPVGVHRRDGQQVSSAGPPLSLFKRHKSHSTEVEEECNARLRHRRGSEPGQQLAERASGAPRARLPSDPGLKVSEVGADPQGEPSEARFCLSPRATKAVRDYFSSHPRSNPQSSQQVALALVESHREWLKRCSDPAAAEPDFDQLLFAEESYV, translated from the exons AtgtctccacagcagcagcagcagcagcagctgcaggacagccTGAGAGGCTCCGGGGCGCAGCAGGACAGCAAGCGG CGACTGAAGTCTCAGAGCTATCGGCGCCAGTCCGCCCCGTCTCTGGTCATCTCCAAGGCCCTAACCAGGTCCAAGACGCTCTCCAG GGACAGCTTCCTGGTCCCCATGTGTCCCGAGACGTGTCCGCTGGTCCAGTCCTTCCTGAGCGTCTCCCACAGGTCCTTCCTGCTCCACGCCCACGCTCAGCTCAAGACGGGCATGCAGACGCAGGACAGacacctcttcctcttctccgaCCTTCTGGTGCTCGCCAAAGCCAA GTCGGCCAATCACTTCAAGCAGAAGGCCCAGGCCAGCGTGTGCGAGATGTGGACGGCGGGCTGCATGGACGAGGTGTGCGAGGGGAGCACCAGCCCGGACCGGAGCTTCGTGGTGGGCTGGCCCACCTGCAACTGCGTGGCCACGTTCAG CTGCGTGGAGCAAAAGGAGAAGTGGCTCTCGCTCCTCAGAAG CCGCATcagggaggagaaagagaaggaggagccTAAAACCATCCCTCTGCGGGTGTACGGGAAGGGAATCAACACCTTCGCCGTG ACCAAGACGCTTCCGGTCAGCAACTGCGACTCCACCAACGAGGTGATCCGGCTGGCGCTGCAGCAGTTCGGCATCATC GGAAGCATCAAGGACTACCAGCTGTGGGTCTTCTCCAAGAGAGACAACACCCCCTACCCTCTGATTG GTCATGAGTTTCCCTTCAGCATTCAGATGAGTCATGTGAGACAGTCGAGGCCTcacgaaggaggaggaggaggaggaggaggaggaggaggaggacaggacgcCGCCGacaggcaggtggagcacatGCAGGTGTACAAGCACTGTCAGTTCATCCTTAAGCCGCGACCCACAGGACCGCCGCTGCACGGCGTCCCCTCAG ATTTCACCCAGAAAACGCTGAAGAGGCGGCGCTCGCTCATCGCCTGGGCCTTCTGGCGAGGCTCCGCCTCCCACCTGAACGAGCTGTCGCTCGCCAGCGCCGCTCGAGGCTCCCTGTTCGGCCATCCGCTCAACTCCGTCTGCTCTGAAGACGCTCTGCCCAAGCCCATCATG GACATGCTGGCGTTCCTGTACCACGAGGGATCGTGGACGCGGGGCATCttccgccggccggccggcgccCGGGCTGTCAGGGAGCTGCGGGACTCTCTGGACGCCGGAGACACTCGGCTCCCGCTGACGCGCGACCACGTCTTCATCATCGCCGGGGTCTTCAAG GAGTTCTTGCGAAGCATCCCGGGGAGTTTGTTGTGCTGCGAGCTGCATGAAGAGTGGATGGACGTGccggaggaagacgaggaggaggaagagcaggtgCAGGACGTACAGAG GATGATCTGCAGGCTGCCCAGACAGAACGCGCTGCTGCTGCGCTACCTGCTGGCCGTGCTGCACGCCATCCAGGCCAACGCCCACGAGAACCAGATGACCAGCTTCAACCTGTCCGTCTGCATCGCCCCCAGCATGCTGTGGCCGCCCGGAGCGCCCTGCAGCCCCGAGGTGGAGGGACAAGGAACTAAGAAG GTGTGCGAGCTGGTGAAGTTCATGATCCAGCACTGTCAGCAGATCCTTGGGGAAGACCCCTGCTCGCTGTTCGGCGGTCCGCCGCAGAGGCTGGACAGCGAGGAGATGGAGACAG AGCCCTGGGCGTACCCCCTGACCGATTCGTCCTACGACAGCCTGGAGAACGAGCTGGACAACAGCAGCGGCGGCTCGCCGTCTTTCTGCGGCGGGAGGCGCCTCCGGACCAAACCGCTGCAGGGCAGCCTGGACTCCATCCTCACCTTCAGCGACGACCAGGACGCGGACGCCGGCCGCGCGCAGGCTCGCGGCCAGCGCGGCGTCGGCCTGCGCCCGCTGCAGAGGCACGAGCGCGCTCGATCCCCCGTCGCGGACACCTCCGCCACCCTGGACTCGCTGTCCCTGGAGGGCCGCTGCACGCAGCGGCGGCGGTCCGAGCCGGCCATCGCGTACACGCCCAAGTTCCAGGCGTACGCCTCGAGCAGCACGGACGGGCTCGCCGGCGACGACGAGGACGAGACCAAGCCGGGCAGCCACCCCGGGCCCAGGGCGCCGGCGAGGAGGATCAGAGGCAAGATTCTGGCGCTGGAAgccagctcctccagcctctcgTCCACCCCGGCCTCCCCCGCCTGCACCCGCTCCTccgtggactctctggactcccTCGAGCAAACCTGGACCGCCAAACGAAGCCCCCACCCAGCGAAATCCCGTCCGCCCTCCTCGGAGCACCAAGACCGGCTCCCTAAAGACTCAACGGCCAGAGAATCGATCGGCTGGGGGCCGCTGAGAGGCTGCAGGGGTCTGCACCCGAACTCCTGGCTGAAGAAAGACCGCAGGCTGTCTCTGACGCAGCAGGACCATCTGGAGAAGGaggacgacggcggcggcggcggcggcgcg GCCGGATCCCCCGCCGTCGCACTCGGCAAGCTGGCGGCCGAAAAAGGGGCAACGAAGCAGAATTCCAGGAGCAAAGCGAAGCCGTCCTGCAGAggcagcaaggaaggaggaggaagagcgagcTGTGGGAGGGGGCGGCCCggccaggagcagcaggactccCCCACCCCTCCGTCACACCATGGATCAGCAGGGAGTCTGCTGTTCCACAAGTCTTCAGAAGGCCCCGGGCCCGCCGCTCCCGTCGGCGTCCACAGGCGCGACGGTCAGCAGGTTTCCtccgccgggccgccgctctCCCTCTTCAAGAGACACAAGTCTCACTCcacggaggtggaggaggagtgcaACGCCCGCCTCCGCCACCGCCGGGGGTCCGAACCGGGGCAGCAGCTGGCGGagcgggcgtccggcgccccgCGGGCGAGGCTGCCCAGCGACCCGGGGCTGAAGGTGTCCGAGGTGGGGGCGGACCCGCAGGGGGAGCCGTCCGAAGCCCGCTTCTGCCTGTCCCCCCGCGCCACCAAGGCCGTCAGGGACTACTTCTCCTCCCACCCGCGCAGCAACCCCCAGAgcagccagcaggtggcgctcgCCCTGGTGGAGAGCCACAGGGAGTGGCTGAAGAGGTGCAGCGACCCCGCAGCTGCGGAGCCCGACTTCGATCAGCTGCTGTTTGCCGAGGAGTCGTACGTATAG
- the LOC115384067 gene encoding adrenodoxin gives MALVAALTRLARVRQRRTAAAAAWSFFQGGERSFSPGTNPLRAEKVTVHFVNRDGEKITVKGSPGDSLLDVVINEDLDFDGFGACEGTLACSTCHLIFDEETYKKLGPVTDEEMDMLDLAYSLTDTSRLGCQVCLSKSLEGIVARVPETISDIRQSKDGSS, from the exons ATGGCTCTGGTGGCGGCGTTAACGCGGCTGGCCCGGGTCCGACagcggaggacggcggcggcggcagcctgGAGCTTCTTCCAGGGCGGAGAGAGGAGCTTCAGCCCCGGAACCAACCCGCTCAG GGCTGAGAAGGTGACGGTCCACTTCGTGAACCGGGACGGTGAGAAGATCACCGTGAAGGGCTCGCCCGGAGACTCCCTGCTGGATGTGGTCATCAACGAAGACCTCGACTTCGACGGTTTTG GAGCGTGCGAGGGGACGCTGGCATGCTCCACGTGCCATCTGATCTTCGACGAGGAGACGTACAAGAAGCTGGGCCCCGTCACGGACGAGGAGATGGACATGCTGGACTTGGCCTACAGCCTCACCGACAC CTCCCGTCTGGGTTGTCAGGTCTGCCTGTCCAAGTCCCTGGAGGGCATCGTGGCCCGCGTCCCCGAGACCATCTCCGACATCCGACAGAGCAAAGACGGTTCGTCTTAA